Proteins encoded in a region of the Suricata suricatta isolate VVHF042 chromosome 10, meerkat_22Aug2017_6uvM2_HiC, whole genome shotgun sequence genome:
- the BAMBI gene encoding BMP and activin membrane-bound inhibitor homolog, with the protein MDRHSSYIFIWLQLELCAMAVLLTKGEIRCYCDAAHCVATGYMCKSELSACFSRLLDPQNTNSPLTHGCLDSLASTADVCQAKQARNHSGTAMPTLGCCHEDMCNYRGLQDVLAPPKGDASGQGNRHQHDGSRNLITKVQELTSSKELWFRAAVIAVPIAGGLILVLLIMLALRMLRSENKRLQDQRQQMLSRLHYSFHGHHSKKGQVAKLDLECMVPVSGHENCCLTCDKLRQADLGNEKILSLVHWGMYSGHGKLEFV; encoded by the exons GTGAAATCAGATGCTACTGTGATGCTGCCCACTGTGTGGCCACTGGCTATATGTGTAAATCTGAGCTGAGTGCCTGCTTCTCTAGACTTCTTGATCCTCAGAACACAAACTCCCCTCTCACCCACGGCTGCCTGGACTCTCTCGCAAGCACAGCAGACGTGTGCCAAGCCAAACAGGCACGAAACCACTCTGGCACTGCCATGCCCACATTGGGATGCTGTCACGAAGATATGTGCAATTACAGAGGGCTGCAAGATGTTCTCGCTCCTCCCAAGGGGGACGCCTCAG GACAAGGAAACCGGCATCAGCACGACGGGAGCAGGAACCTCATCACCAAAGTGCAGGAGCTGACTTCTTCCAAAGAGCTGTGGTTCCGGGCAGCGGTGATCGCCGTGCCCATCGCCGGCGGCCTGATTTTAGTGTTGCTTATTATGTTAGCCTTGAGGATGCTTCGAAGCGAGAACAAGAGACTGCAGGACCAGCGGCAGCAGATGCTCTCGCGTTTGCACTACAGCTTCCACGGACACCATTCCAAAAAGGGGCAGGTTGCAAAGTTGGACTTGGAGTGCATGGTGCCCGTGAGTGGGCATGAGAATTGCTGCCTGACCTGTGACAAACTGAGGCAGGCAGACCTCGGCAACGAGAAGATCCTCTCGCTCGTTCACTGGGGCATGTACAGCGGGCATGGGAAGCTGGAGTTCGTATGA